One region of Plasmodium vivax chromosome 7, whole genome shotgun sequence genomic DNA includes:
- a CDS encoding hypothetical protein, conserved (encoded by transcript PVX_087125A) — MEDQGDCILTFSSYEEYVKSKITPVDLFYIEDEQLVFDIFSLGLQSRGVLSCEDFNSTYQKKKKKKESLKKAEESKADVVLYDINSLTDHTMNFFYAINCHMHFCEANKICSILFIRYVNKNQSEISSYIDVNTERVRQKINKKRYLYASRDDLAYFNWHNNYSCTNDSDNFQMVVNKQVGLLFKYTRGEKYFILNPTRRETKIRLSDNISEGHASGGLSPGEEEKMISLCDGVERVELRDANYLQCVLYALRV, encoded by the exons ATGGAGGACCAGGGCGACTGCATCCTGACCTTCAGCTCGTACGAGGAATACGTGAAGAGTAAAATCACCCCCGTGGATTTGTTCTACATCGAAGAT gAACAACTCGTGTTCGACATATTCTCGCTGGGGCTCCAAAGCAGAGGAGTACTAAGCTGCGAAGACTTCAACAGCacttaccaaaaaaaaaaaaaaaaaaaggagagtttGAAGAAGGCGGAGGAAAGCAAAGCAGACGTCGTGCTGTACGATATAAACTCCCTAACTGACCACACGATGAACTTTTTTTACGCAATAAATTGCCACATGCATTTCTGCGAAGCGAACAAAATTTGTTCCATCCTGTTCATCCgttatgttaataaaaacCAATCGGAGATTAGCTCCTACATAGACGTCAAcactgaacgggtcaggcaaaaaataaataaaaaaaggtaccTCTACGCAAGCAGAGATGATTTGGCATACTTTAACTGGCACAATAATTACAGCTGTACAAATGACAGTGACAATTTCCAGATGGTCGTCAATAAGCAAGTGGGTCTCCTTTTTAAGTACACACGTGGTGAGAAGTACTTCATTTTGAACCCTACGAGGAGGGAGACGAAGATTCGGCTGAGCGATAATATAAGTGAGGGTCATGCCTCGGGTGGGTTGTCTCccggggaggaggaaaaaatgataagttTGTGCGACGGGGTGGAGCGCGTGGAGCTTCGCGATGCCAACTATTTGCAGTGCGTCCTGTACGCCTTGCGTGTGTAG